In a genomic window of Flavobacterium lipolyticum:
- a CDS encoding NuoI/complex I 23 kDa subunit family protein gives MSIETISLSGRKKVVSNKEMTFMERLYLVAIVKGLFITLKHLFRKKVTIHYPEQVREMSPVYRGQHQLKRDEQGRENCTACGLCALSCPAEAITMKAAERKADEKHLYREEKYASIYEINMLRCIFCGLCEEACPKDAIYLTTSKVLVPSSYEREDFIFGKDRLVMPLDVAIKNAQLNNAN, from the coding sequence ATGTCAATAGAAACTATATCATTATCGGGTAGAAAAAAGGTGGTCTCTAACAAGGAGATGACTTTTATGGAACGATTGTATCTTGTGGCGATTGTAAAAGGATTGTTTATCACGCTTAAACACTTATTCAGAAAAAAGGTGACCATTCACTATCCTGAACAAGTACGTGAAATGAGTCCGGTTTATCGTGGTCAGCACCAATTGAAACGTGATGAACAAGGTCGTGAAAACTGTACTGCCTGCGGATTATGTGCTTTATCATGCCCTGCAGAAGCGATCACAATGAAAGCCGCTGAGCGTAAAGCAGATGAAAAACATTTGTACAGAGAAGAAAAATATGCTTCAATCTATGAAATCAATATGTTACGTTGCATTTTCTGTGGTTTATGTGAAGAAGCCTGCCCGAAAGACGCCATTTACCTGACGACTTCAAAAGTTTTGGTACCTTCAAGCTATGAAAGAGAAGATTTCATTTTTGGAAAAGACAGATTAGTGATGCCTCTTGATGTGGCTATCAAAAATGCCCAACTTAATAATGCTAACTAA
- the nuoF gene encoding NADH-quinone oxidoreductase subunit NuoF has protein sequence MSQKILLDKINIPGIKTYEVYRQNGGYSSVEKALKTLTPDEVTEEVKKSGLRGRGGAGFPAGMKWSFIDKKSGKPRHLVCNADESEPGTFKDRYLMEFIPHLLIEGMITSSYALGANLSYIYIRGEYMWVFKILERAIAEAKAAGWLGKNILGTGYDLELHVHCGAGAYICGEETALIESLEGKRGNPRIKPPFPAVSGLWANPTVVNNVETIATVPWIVNNSGDDYAKIGIGRSTGTKLISASGHIKNPGVYEIELGLSVDEFMNSDEYLGGMSSSRPLKAFVPGGSSVPILPAELIFKTANGEDRLMTYESLSDGGFATGSMLGSGGFIVYNDTACVVRNTWNFARFYHHESCGQCTPCREGTGWLEKILWRIENGQGREEDIELLWSIQSKIEGNTICPLGDAASWPVAAAIRHFRDEFEYHVRFPEKIKNRDHFVAEPFSQVKHLVGKQTV, from the coding sequence ATGTCACAGAAAATATTATTAGATAAAATCAACATTCCGGGTATTAAAACCTACGAAGTATACCGCCAAAATGGTGGATATTCCTCTGTAGAAAAAGCTTTAAAAACACTTACACCGGATGAAGTTACTGAAGAAGTAAAAAAATCAGGATTACGTGGTCGTGGTGGTGCAGGTTTCCCTGCTGGAATGAAATGGAGTTTTATTGATAAAAAATCAGGAAAACCAAGACATTTAGTTTGCAATGCCGACGAGTCTGAACCGGGAACTTTCAAAGATCGTTATTTGATGGAATTTATTCCTCACCTATTGATTGAAGGAATGATTACCTCAAGTTATGCCTTAGGCGCTAACCTGTCTTATATCTACATTCGTGGAGAATATATGTGGGTTTTCAAAATTTTAGAAAGAGCCATCGCCGAAGCTAAAGCAGCCGGTTGGTTAGGAAAAAACATATTAGGTACAGGTTACGATTTAGAGTTACACGTTCACTGTGGAGCCGGAGCTTATATTTGCGGAGAAGAAACTGCACTTATCGAATCTCTGGAAGGTAAAAGAGGAAATCCTCGTATTAAACCACCTTTCCCGGCGGTTTCAGGACTTTGGGCCAATCCAACAGTGGTAAACAACGTAGAAACTATCGCTACTGTGCCTTGGATCGTAAACAATTCTGGTGACGATTATGCAAAAATAGGTATTGGACGTTCTACAGGAACTAAATTGATTTCGGCTTCAGGACACATTAAAAACCCGGGAGTTTATGAAATTGAATTGGGGTTAAGTGTTGACGAATTCATGAATTCTGATGAGTACTTAGGGGGAATGTCTTCTAGCAGACCTTTAAAAGCGTTTGTTCCGGGAGGATCTTCAGTGCCAATTTTACCTGCTGAATTAATTTTTAAAACAGCAAACGGTGAAGACCGTTTAATGACTTACGAATCTTTAAGTGATGGTGGTTTTGCTACCGGATCAATGTTAGGTTCCGGAGGATTTATTGTGTACAACGACACCGCTTGTGTGGTTCGTAATACCTGGAATTTCGCCCGTTTTTACCACCATGAATCTTGCGGACAATGTACGCCTTGCCGTGAAGGAACAGGTTGGTTAGAAAAAATATTATGGAGAATTGAAAACGGTCAGGGCCGTGAAGAGGATATCGAATTATTGTGGAGCATTCAAAGTAAAATCGAAGGAAATACGATTTGTCCACTTGGTGACGCAGCCTCATGGCCGGTAGCCGCAGCAATTCGCCACTTTAGAGATGAATTTGAATATCACGTTCGTTTCCCGGAAAAAATTAAGAATAGAGATCACTTTGTAGCTGAACCTTTCTCACAAGTGAAGCATTTAGTAGGCAAACAAACAGTTTAA
- the nuoL gene encoding NADH-quinone oxidoreductase subunit L — MDTNLALLLVLSPFLGFLINVFFGKSLGKTVSGIIGTAAVVVSFAVTLFFFNQVSQTKQALQVTLFDWIQISNLKINLGFLLDQLSLLWLLFVTGIGSLIHLYSISYMHDDENMHKFFAYLNLFVFFMITLVIGSNLLVLFIGWEGVGLCSYLLIGFWHKNQDYNDAAKKAFIMNRIGDLGLLIGMFILGAMFSTLDYATLKTAIAGASNLNIPLLSLAALCLFIGACGKSAQIPLYTWLPDAMAGPTPVSALIHAATMVTAGIFMITRLNFVFDLAPDVQSVIAVIGAVTSLVAATIGLVQTDIKKVLAYSTVSQLGLMFLALGFGAYEVAVFHVITHAFFKACLFLGSGSVIHGLHGEQDMRKMGGLRKAMPITFWTMLISSLAISGVPFFSGFFSKDEILLTAFHHNIPLYVVGSIASIMTAFYMFRLMFLTFFKDFRGTEEQKHHLHESDGLITFPLVILAILATFGGLISLPGNSWLNGYLAPLFTKVAGEEHHLGTTEYTLMGVAVLGGLLGILIAYVKYFKQDNVPEADENISGLTKVLYNKYYVDEAYDAVFVRPVNALSKFFRDYIETGLSALVFGLGKVANELAFQGKKLQNGSIGLYLFAFVLGLCAIVSYIFLAK; from the coding sequence ATGGATACCAATTTAGCTTTACTTTTAGTTTTATCTCCTTTTTTAGGATTTTTAATCAATGTTTTCTTTGGCAAGAGCTTAGGAAAAACCGTTTCAGGAATCATCGGAACTGCTGCTGTAGTGGTTTCTTTTGCTGTTACCCTTTTCTTTTTCAATCAGGTGAGCCAAACCAAACAAGCGCTTCAGGTTACTTTATTTGACTGGATTCAAATTAGTAATTTAAAGATCAATCTTGGATTTTTACTAGATCAGTTGTCTTTACTTTGGTTGCTTTTCGTAACCGGTATTGGATCATTGATACATTTATACTCTATCAGCTACATGCACGACGATGAAAATATGCACAAGTTTTTTGCTTATTTGAATCTGTTCGTTTTCTTCATGATTACTCTTGTAATAGGAAGTAACTTGTTAGTTTTATTCATCGGTTGGGAAGGTGTTGGACTTTGTTCGTACTTATTAATTGGATTCTGGCACAAAAACCAGGATTACAATGATGCTGCGAAAAAAGCTTTCATCATGAACCGAATTGGAGATTTAGGTTTATTAATCGGAATGTTCATACTAGGTGCTATGTTCTCTACTTTAGATTATGCTACTTTAAAAACGGCAATCGCAGGAGCATCGAACTTAAATATCCCATTGCTTTCATTAGCTGCTTTATGTTTGTTTATTGGAGCTTGTGGTAAATCAGCACAAATTCCATTATACACCTGGTTGCCAGATGCGATGGCAGGACCAACTCCGGTTTCGGCATTGATTCACGCTGCGACAATGGTAACCGCCGGTATCTTTATGATTACCCGTTTGAACTTTGTATTTGATTTAGCTCCGGACGTTCAGTCGGTTATTGCTGTTATTGGAGCTGTAACTTCATTAGTTGCTGCAACAATTGGTTTGGTTCAGACCGATATTAAAAAAGTATTGGCCTACTCTACCGTTTCTCAATTAGGTTTAATGTTTTTAGCCTTAGGATTTGGTGCTTATGAAGTAGCTGTTTTTCACGTAATCACACACGCTTTCTTCAAAGCTTGTTTATTCTTAGGTTCAGGATCTGTAATTCACGGTTTACACGGAGAGCAGGATATGCGTAAAATGGGTGGTTTGCGTAAAGCGATGCCTATCACTTTCTGGACGATGTTAATTTCATCATTAGCCATTTCAGGTGTTCCGTTTTTCTCCGGTTTCTTCTCTAAAGACGAAATTTTATTAACGGCTTTCCATCACAATATTCCTCTTTATGTAGTAGGATCTATTGCTTCGATCATGACAGCCTTTTATATGTTCAGATTGATGTTCCTTACTTTCTTTAAAGATTTCAGAGGAACCGAAGAGCAAAAACACCACTTACATGAAAGTGACGGATTGATTACTTTCCCTTTAGTGATTTTAGCTATTCTGGCTACTTTTGGAGGATTGATCAGTTTACCTGGAAACAGCTGGTTAAATGGTTATCTAGCCCCTCTTTTCACAAAAGTTGCAGGTGAAGAGCACCATTTAGGTACCACAGAATACACGTTAATGGGTGTTGCTGTTTTGGGTGGATTATTAGGTATTTTAATTGCTTATGTGAAATACTTCAAACAGGATAATGTTCCGGAAGCGGATGAAAACATTAGCGGTTTGACCAAAGTATTGTACAACAAATATTATGTAGACGAAGCTTACGATGCAGTATTCGTTCGTCCTGTTAATGCATTATCAAAATTTTTCAGAGACTATATCGAAACTGGTCTGTCTGCCCTTGTTTTTGGATTAGGAAAAGTAGCCAACGAATTGGCTTTTCAAGGTAAAAAATTACAAAACGGAAGTATCGGATTATATCTTTTTGCATTTGTTTTAGGGCTTTGTGCCATTGTTTCCTATATATTTTTAGCTAAATAA
- a CDS encoding complex I subunit 4 family protein: MNVSLILIILLIGAFATYFVGDKLASKVALFFSLAALGCSIVLLNHFSAGENISLINTWITQPKISFALNADGLGMAMLLLTVALTPIIIFSSFGNEYKNAKGFYALILFMAFAMTGTFLAADGLLYYIFWELALIPIYFIALIWGNGDAEERRKAVVKFFIYTLAGSLFMLVAFIYLYQKAGSFLIEDLYKLNLSACEQLWIFLAFFLAYAIKIPIIPFHTWQANVYQKAPTVGTMLLSGIMLKMGLYSVIRWQLPLAPLAAKEYMNIFIALGIAGVIYGSIVALRQKDLKKLLAYSSLAHVGLIAAGTYTLTIDGLRGAVLQMIAHGFVVVGLFYAAEIIFRRYETREISQLGGIRTQSPKFTSMFLILVLASVALPSTFNFVGEFTVLYSLSQINIWFAVLGGTTIILGAYYMLKMFQNVMLGETNSKTFADVSVNEGISLVAIIAVLIFFGFYPKPITDLITPSLETILNVIHKN; the protein is encoded by the coding sequence ATGAACGTTTCTCTTATATTAATTATTCTTCTAATTGGTGCATTTGCCACTTATTTTGTTGGTGACAAACTAGCATCAAAAGTAGCTTTGTTCTTTAGTTTGGCGGCTTTAGGTTGTTCAATTGTTTTATTAAATCATTTTTCAGCTGGTGAGAATATCAGCCTGATCAATACCTGGATTACTCAGCCAAAAATTTCATTTGCTTTAAACGCAGATGGTTTAGGTATGGCGATGCTTTTGCTTACTGTAGCTTTAACGCCAATTATTATATTTTCTTCTTTTGGTAACGAATACAAAAATGCCAAAGGTTTTTATGCTCTAATTTTATTTATGGCCTTTGCTATGACAGGAACATTCCTGGCAGCAGACGGTCTTTTATACTATATTTTCTGGGAGTTGGCGCTTATTCCAATCTACTTTATTGCCCTTATTTGGGGGAATGGTGATGCCGAAGAACGCAGAAAAGCAGTAGTTAAATTCTTTATCTACACCCTGGCAGGTTCCTTGTTCATGTTAGTTGCTTTTATCTACTTGTATCAGAAAGCCGGAAGCTTCTTAATCGAAGATTTGTACAAATTAAATTTATCAGCTTGCGAGCAATTATGGATATTCTTAGCTTTCTTCCTTGCTTATGCTATTAAAATTCCAATCATTCCTTTCCATACCTGGCAGGCAAATGTGTACCAAAAAGCACCAACGGTTGGAACAATGCTTTTATCCGGTATCATGTTAAAGATGGGATTGTACAGTGTTATTCGTTGGCAATTGCCACTTGCACCATTGGCAGCAAAAGAATACATGAACATCTTTATTGCTCTTGGAATTGCGGGTGTGATTTACGGATCAATTGTAGCTTTAAGACAAAAAGACTTAAAGAAATTATTGGCTTACTCTTCTTTGGCGCACGTTGGTTTAATTGCTGCAGGAACTTACACCCTAACTATTGATGGTTTACGTGGAGCTGTATTGCAAATGATTGCTCACGGTTTTGTAGTAGTAGGTTTGTTCTATGCAGCCGAAATTATCTTCAGAAGATATGAAACCAGAGAAATTTCACAATTAGGCGGTATTCGTACACAATCTCCAAAATTCACCTCTATGTTTTTAATTTTGGTATTGGCTTCTGTTGCTTTACCAAGTACTTTTAACTTTGTTGGAGAATTTACTGTTCTGTATAGTCTTTCTCAAATTAATATCTGGTTTGCTGTTTTAGGCGGAACTACTATTATTTTAGGAGCTTATTATATGCTTAAAATGTTTCAAAATGTAATGTTGGGAGAAACCAATTCGAAAACTTTTGCTGACGTTTCTGTTAATGAAGGAATTTCATTAGTAGCGATTATTGCAGTGTTGATTTTCTTCGGATTCTATCCAAAACCAATTACAGATTTGATTACACCAAGTTTAGAAACGATTCTGAACGTTATCCATAAAAACTAA
- a CDS encoding DUF3226 domain-containing protein: protein MIDVVLLVEDKNDVSFFRDFILKNYCDSDIKKQKYVTEKEYEITVGNKKIVVADTNKGSTETENTGGWAKLKNQINSNFFIKLKAENENIKFISLFDADEDKSDNISKKEKDIQDWLNGKKTTINRFYLPFNNNESHNLEQLLELSFNKNITPCWDDFISCIVNDRNADATIPSSKKGKIIVYKDLYSSIRNKNNEYLSEMWNLDTTTNEHLKPLKGFLDQFLK, encoded by the coding sequence ATGATTGATGTAGTTCTTTTGGTAGAAGACAAGAATGATGTTTCATTCTTTAGAGATTTTATATTAAAAAATTATTGTGACTCTGACATTAAAAAACAAAAGTATGTTACAGAGAAGGAATATGAAATTACGGTTGGTAACAAAAAAATTGTTGTTGCTGACACAAATAAGGGAAGTACAGAAACTGAAAATACTGGTGGATGGGCAAAATTAAAAAATCAGATAAATTCAAATTTTTTTATAAAGCTTAAAGCAGAGAATGAAAACATAAAATTTATCTCTTTATTTGATGCAGATGAAGATAAAAGTGATAATATTTCCAAAAAAGAAAAAGATATTCAAGATTGGCTAAATGGAAAAAAAACCACAATTAATCGATTTTATCTACCTTTCAATAATAATGAAAGTCATAATTTAGAACAATTGTTAGAATTATCATTTAATAAAAATATAACCCCATGCTGGGATGATTTTATTTCCTGCATCGTAAATGATAGAAATGCCGACGCAACAATTCCATCTAGTAAGAAGGGGAAAATTATAGTATATAAAGATCTTTATTCAAGTATAAGGAATAAAAATAATGAGTATTTATCAGAAATGTGGAATTTAGATACAACTACAAATGAACATTTAAAGCCTTTAAAAGGATTTTTAGACCAATTTTTAAAATAA
- the nuoK gene encoding NADH-quinone oxidoreductase subunit NuoK has protein sequence MGNILNQIGIENYIFLSVVLFCIGIFGVLYRRNAIIVFMSIEIMLNAVNLLFVAFSTYHQDAQGQVFVFFSMAVAAAEVAVGLAILVSIFRNLGSISIDNLKNLKG, from the coding sequence ATGGGTAATATATTAAATCAAATAGGTATTGAAAATTACATCTTTTTGAGTGTTGTACTTTTCTGTATTGGTATTTTTGGTGTATTGTACAGACGAAACGCTATTATCGTTTTCATGTCTATCGAAATCATGTTGAATGCTGTTAACCTTTTATTTGTTGCTTTTTCAACTTACCATCAGGACGCGCAGGGACAAGTCTTTGTATTCTTTTCGATGGCAGTTGCTGCAGCAGAAGTCGCAGTTGGATTGGCTATTTTAGTTTCGATCTTTAGAAATTTAGGTTCGATTAGTATCGATAATTTAAAAAATTTAAAAGGATAA
- the nuoH gene encoding NADH-quinone oxidoreductase subunit NuoH, protein MESAFIIEKSVVIVVVFAITMIMAMYSTWAERKVAAFLQDRVGPNRAGWGGLLQPLADGMKLFSKEEFFPNTPNKFLFIVGPGIAMSTALMTSAVIPWGDKLHVFGRDVYLQATDINIALLYIFGVLSVGVYGIMIGGWASNNKFSLMGAVRAASQMVSYEVAMGLSMIALLMMTGTLSLKEISLQQQGMNWNVFYQPLSFLIFLICSFAETNRTPFDLAECENELIGGYHTEYSSMKMGFYLFAEYASMFISATIISVLFFGGYNYPGMQWMVDNVGVNAGNILGIAVLFVKICFFIFFYMWVRWTIPRFRYDQLMNLGWRILIPLSIINIMITGAVILRHDIAAALGF, encoded by the coding sequence ATGGAAAGTGCATTTATTATAGAAAAAAGTGTCGTTATTGTTGTCGTTTTTGCGATTACTATGATTATGGCAATGTATTCTACCTGGGCTGAACGTAAAGTTGCTGCTTTTTTACAGGACCGTGTAGGACCAAACCGTGCCGGATGGGGAGGATTATTACAACCTCTTGCAGATGGTATGAAATTATTCTCGAAAGAGGAGTTTTTCCCCAATACACCAAATAAATTTTTATTTATCGTAGGGCCCGGAATCGCAATGAGTACGGCTTTAATGACCAGTGCTGTTATTCCTTGGGGAGACAAATTACATGTTTTTGGCCGTGATGTTTATTTACAGGCGACTGACATCAATATTGCGTTATTATATATTTTTGGTGTTCTTTCTGTTGGAGTTTATGGTATCATGATTGGTGGATGGGCTTCTAACAATAAATTCTCTTTGATGGGAGCTGTTCGTGCAGCTTCACAAATGGTTTCTTATGAAGTTGCCATGGGATTATCGATGATTGCTTTATTGATGATGACCGGAACTTTAAGCTTAAAAGAAATTTCCTTACAACAACAAGGAATGAACTGGAATGTTTTTTACCAGCCGTTATCTTTTCTAATCTTCTTAATTTGCTCTTTCGCTGAAACGAACAGAACTCCTTTTGACTTAGCAGAATGTGAAAACGAATTAATTGGAGGTTACCATACGGAATATTCATCGATGAAAATGGGATTCTATTTGTTTGCTGAATATGCGAGTATGTTCATCTCAGCCACTATTATCTCGGTATTGTTCTTTGGTGGATACAATTATCCCGGAATGCAATGGATGGTTGATAATGTAGGGGTGAACGCAGGAAATATCTTAGGTATCGCGGTATTGTTTGTTAAAATATGCTTCTTCATCTTTTTCTATATGTGGGTACGTTGGACGATTCCAAGATTCAGATACGATCAATTAATGAATTTAGGATGGAGAATTTTAATTCCGCTTTCCATTATTAACATTATGATTACGGGTGCTGTAATATTAAGACACGATATCGCAGCAGCTTTAGGATTCTAA
- a CDS encoding 2Fe-2S iron-sulfur cluster-binding protein gives MKVTIDGQSIDVEPGTTILQAARMIGGDLVPPAMCYYSKLKGSGGKCRCCLVEVSKGSEADPRPMPKLMASCVTGCMDGMEVNSKSSDRVTEARKSVTEFLLINHPLDCPICDQAGECDLQNLSFEHGNPKSRFIEEKRTFEPEDIGPNIQLHMNRCILCQRCVQVADQLTDNRVHGVLDRGDHANISTGISKAIDNEFSGNMIDVCPVGALTDKTFRFKSRVWFNKPFNAHRECTTPGCCGKTTVWMFGGEIQRVTGRKDEYHEVEEFICNSCRFDHKNVSDWVIEGPREFEKDSVINQNNYTQKLEKVEIDTEKNILLGRDIDRKKISMAAIPLITNDKKS, from the coding sequence ATGAAAGTAACCATAGACGGTCAAAGTATAGACGTAGAGCCAGGAACAACAATCCTGCAGGCTGCACGTATGATTGGTGGAGATTTAGTTCCGCCAGCCATGTGTTATTACTCAAAATTAAAAGGCAGCGGTGGAAAATGCCGTTGTTGTTTAGTTGAAGTTTCGAAAGGTAGTGAGGCTGACCCAAGACCAATGCCAAAATTAATGGCATCTTGCGTAACAGGATGTATGGACGGAATGGAAGTAAACAGTAAATCTTCTGATCGTGTAACAGAAGCCCGTAAATCGGTAACAGAGTTTTTATTGATCAACCACCCGCTGGATTGTCCTATTTGTGATCAGGCAGGAGAATGTGATCTTCAGAACTTAAGTTTTGAGCACGGAAATCCGAAATCACGTTTTATTGAAGAAAAAAGAACGTTCGAACCGGAAGATATCGGTCCGAATATTCAACTGCATATGAACCGTTGTATCTTATGTCAAAGATGTGTACAAGTTGCAGATCAATTGACAGACAACAGAGTTCACGGAGTATTAGACCGTGGAGATCATGCTAATATTTCAACCGGAATTTCTAAAGCAATCGACAATGAATTCTCAGGAAACATGATCGACGTTTGTCCGGTTGGAGCTTTAACCGATAAAACTTTCCGTTTCAAATCCAGAGTATGGTTCAACAAACCTTTCAACGCTCACAGAGAATGTACAACTCCGGGATGTTGTGGTAAAACAACCGTATGGATGTTTGGAGGAGAAATTCAACGTGTTACCGGTCGTAAAGACGAGTACCATGAAGTAGAAGAATTCATTTGCAACAGCTGTCGTTTCGATCATAAAAATGTAAGCGACTGGGTAATTGAAGGACCAAGAGAATTTGAAAAAGATTCTGTAATCAACCAAAACAACTACACTCAAAAATTAGAGAAAGTTGAAATCGATACAGAGAAAAATATCCTTTTAGGTAGAGATATTGATCGTAAAAAAATTAGTATGGCAGCAATTCCATTAATTACTAATGATAAAAAATCTTAA
- a CDS encoding AAA family ATPase gives MQNNHLTYFKIENFKKFDSLEIQDIGQFNLIVGDNNVGKTCLLEALLFDKRPKNTINWFHELLIKRRLIPNLFILLNEENKELNFESNTFTFYQKNKKRPISFQINEDRYSIENIFEEIHKTSKEDLKNFTDKVSLFDYDGIRKKSKNWIVFKNNDDVKFLLDLTSTYYENFINKPENSKIPSIPSLMLNDELEKFLGKHYEQIFVKLNLGVKISEIILKLFPNIEITEFQSSEINLLSFKSLMIKTTERDEFHNIREYGEGFVRSIYITILLLSSDYNKIIIDEIDTGIHHTKLVELWKIVIQLCKELNIQLFATTHSKECSEAFFQASKELNETIQNDIRLIELFQSKETVFSGTVSGFENIEYSIKNLPFRGEKIYD, from the coding sequence GTGCAAAACAATCATTTAACATATTTCAAAATCGAAAATTTCAAGAAGTTTGACTCTCTTGAGATACAAGATATTGGGCAATTTAATTTGATTGTTGGAGATAACAATGTCGGTAAAACTTGTCTACTGGAGGCTTTGCTGTTTGATAAAAGACCAAAAAACACAATCAATTGGTTTCATGAATTATTAATTAAAAGAAGACTAATTCCCAATTTATTCATACTCTTAAATGAAGAAAACAAAGAGTTAAATTTTGAGAGCAATACTTTTACTTTTTACCAGAAAAACAAAAAACGACCTATCAGTTTTCAGATAAATGAGGACAGATATTCAATTGAAAACATATTTGAAGAAATACATAAGACTTCAAAAGAAGATTTAAAAAATTTCACAGATAAGGTTAGTTTATTTGATTATGATGGTATAAGAAAGAAATCAAAAAACTGGATAGTTTTTAAAAATAATGATGATGTAAAGTTTTTACTAGACCTAACATCCACTTATTACGAAAACTTCATCAACAAACCCGAAAATAGCAAAATACCTAGTATTCCTTCATTAATGCTTAATGATGAATTAGAAAAGTTTTTAGGCAAACATTATGAGCAGATTTTTGTAAAATTAAATTTAGGCGTTAAAATTTCAGAGATAATTTTAAAATTATTTCCAAATATAGAAATTACTGAATTTCAAAGTTCAGAAATAAATCTGCTTTCTTTCAAAAGCTTAATGATTAAAACAACCGAAAGAGATGAGTTTCACAATATAAGAGAATACGGAGAAGGATTTGTCCGAAGTATTTACATAACTATTTTATTATTGTCCAGCGATTATAATAAAATTATTATTGACGAAATAGATACTGGGATTCACCATACAAAACTAGTAGAACTTTGGAAAATTGTTATTCAGCTTTGTAAGGAATTAAACATTCAACTTTTCGCCACAACGCATTCTAAAGAATGCTCAGAAGCTTTTTTTCAAGCTTCGAAAGAATTGAACGAAACGATTCAAAACGATATAAGATTAATTGAACTTTTTCAATCAAAAGAAACCGTTTTCTCTGGAACTGTTTCTGGTTTTGAAAACATAGAGTACTCAATTAAAAATTTACCATTTAGAGGAGAAAAGATATATGATTGA
- a CDS encoding NADH-quinone oxidoreductase subunit J family protein, giving the protein MIHIPDFAHATTVQIIFCFLAFITVITAFLTIFSRNPIHSAIYLVICFFSIAGHYLLLNSQFLAIVHIIVYSGAIMILFLFTIMLMNLNEQKEVHRPRITRLGAIVSFCLICIVLIAIFINSKPIVGEYDSTGEDFQSIKVLGKILLNEYMVPFEFASILLLVAMIGTVLLSKKEKLNK; this is encoded by the coding sequence ATGATACATATTCCCGATTTTGCACACGCAACAACTGTACAAATTATATTTTGTTTCTTAGCGTTTATTACGGTGATTACCGCTTTCCTGACTATTTTTAGCAGAAACCCAATTCATAGTGCTATTTACTTAGTGATTTGTTTTTTCTCTATTGCCGGTCATTATTTACTATTAAACTCTCAATTTTTGGCTATCGTACACATTATAGTCTATTCGGGAGCGATTATGATTCTGTTCCTGTTTACGATCATGTTGATGAACCTGAACGAACAAAAAGAAGTACACCGTCCCAGAATTACTCGTTTGGGCGCCATTGTTTCTTTCTGTTTGATCTGCATCGTATTAATTGCCATTTTTATCAACTCTAAACCAATTGTTGGCGAATACGACTCAACGGGTGAAGATTTCCAATCAATCAAAGTATTGGGTAAAATATTACTGAACGAATATATGGTTCCGTTCGAATTTGCTTCGATCTTGCTTTTAGTAGCCATGATTGGAACTGTATTATTGTCTAAAAAAGAAAAATTAAATAAATAA
- a CDS encoding complex I 24 kDa subunit family protein, which yields MERKHYKQEINMTEALMSRINELISHYPEDKRKSALLPVLHEVQDAHDNWLSTELQDKVAEILHIKPIEVYEVVTFYTMYNQKPIGKYMFEFCQTSCCCLNGAENLMDYTSEKLGIKMGETTPDGMFTIAGVECLGACGYAPMMQLGDFYKEKLTEEKIDQLIADCREDKIILHDK from the coding sequence ATGGAACGAAAACATTACAAACAAGAAATAAACATGACCGAAGCATTGATGTCCCGCATCAATGAATTGATCAGTCATTATCCTGAGGACAAAAGAAAATCGGCTTTGTTACCCGTTTTGCACGAAGTACAGGACGCTCATGACAACTGGTTGAGTACAGAGTTACAGGATAAAGTTGCCGAAATTTTGCACATCAAACCAATTGAGGTTTACGAAGTGGTTACTTTTTATACCATGTACAACCAAAAACCAATTGGAAAATACATGTTCGAATTTTGCCAGACTTCTTGTTGTTGTTTAAACGGTGCTGAAAATTTAATGGATTATACTTCTGAAAAATTAGGCATTAAAATGGGAGAAACAACTCCTGATGGAATGTTTACCATTGCCGGTGTAGAATGTTTAGGCGCTTGCGGATACGCTCCGATGATGCAGTTGGGAGATTTCTACAAAGAAAAATTGACAGAAGAAAAAATAGATCAGTTAATCGCTGATTGCAGAGAGGATAAAATAATATTACACGATAAATAA